GATTTCGCGCCCTGTTTGACCGGGTATGCGTTTGATTGGCTTGCGCGGCGGCGCCACTCCCCCCGGGAGTATCTCCGGCGAAATGAGGAGCGGGCGTTACTGCGCCATCGCCATCAGTTCGTCGATCCGGGCGCGGCCCAGTTCGATCTGGCAGGAGGTGATCGCAATGCCGGTGCCAGAGCCGCCACCAAAGCCCGCGCCAACCGCTTCGCAATGGGCAGCGCGATAGGCGGTCCATGCCGATTGCGCGGAGTCGAGCGCGGGCAGAGCCATCTTGCGCCCGGTAACCTCGTCCAACTCAGCCGCCGAGCCGCGGGCGATCTCCAGCGCAATGGCCAACGCGCCTTCGACCCGCG
The window above is part of the Ruegeria pomeroyi DSS-3 genome. Proteins encoded here:
- a CDS encoding lysozyme inhibitor LprI family protein, whose amino-acid sequence is MRVLRYAVALALAPVLTAADPALECSDAASQVETGACVSEMSARVEGALAIALEIARGSAAELDEVTGRKMALPALDSAQSAWTAYRAAHCEAVGAGFGGGSGTGIAITSCQIELGRARIDELMAMAQ